A part of Candidatus Thermoplasmatota archaeon genomic DNA contains:
- a CDS encoding ABC transporter substrate-binding protein, whose translation MSHLDPVTERPIPYLLKGIDADENGVLDLDEYGIFSKVDGTAPFEVTAYYDFNGVLTHDGIQMTIHDLLFSYHVRTLCPLSSENEVLKDNGGLPGSNYSTTKWLNVWPATDVWDPSIPVGPDIALTFALHFSQHGLYLDFIRVTLSSVVPVPRHIWEGTGKVCLQAVDGVCNNWRQNIHSDFGYAYDMITKNGVPDSNPSHFDYFTAENWSPAVDEVVGVGPFAVSNWTVGTSVEMNRFEDYGADALDCVKVGTPPVCQGEFFAYMHKPYIDGMEFLPYSSEPDAVSALHAGDIDIISWPLPRSYADGLLSDSNISISTILDNRFYYLGYNMRSSPLGYPGNDPSQGDDGYYLRKAISHLIDKQAIVTNLLQGYGMTATQPIFPQWERWLNASVTTYEHNLTIAQQVLDDYYTVGGLGLGYNASGFRNLPIIGDRAIEIICPEVSYDPVRAGACDMIAENVTAVNLNATANHLDMAVLFDRINNLNMEMWVLGWIIGSGPPLYYGAFFHSSNATGGQNYNGFNNATFDVLIDNVTAEYDTYRQEDGIKQCSGLLADALPYDTLYFVHYLEAYREDRFINWTIGVEDSIFVGSFWSWIGIHPPTSISVEIAFLDGNVVNENETLLFEVLVTDGIGNPVDNAAVTISCSPAGPTIVPDSGLTVGGSLGPVMFAAPEIVDSNRYFAVTANASKWGFTGNDTELVTVVNSHPPTLTGARLSGTGYENVTIEWALSEDDGQGDLSVTGYEILTGSAYDPDGMGYFLLGSVANGTAQYEHIGAGDGDPNRYFYLVCAMDSGDNSSCSNEQAAKFNRPLTKGPNLVSVPLIQINEAIEPVLQTVGYDKAWYYDSSSREWKWYMKSKGYRKGMWNANHTMGLWVNVTSNCNLTVAGIVPAQTTIHLHAGWNLVSFPSFNSSYTVSDLKAEIGATRVEGYDLAPPNFLRVLGNAEVLQAGEAYWVKVEADTVWTVEVS comes from the coding sequence GTGTCTCATCTAGATCCCGTCACGGAAAGGCCCATCCCGTATCTGCTCAAAGGGATCGATGCAGATGAGAATGGTGTGCTCGACCTGGATGAGTACGGTATCTTCAGCAAAGTGGACGGAACGGCCCCATTCGAGGTCACCGCCTACTATGATTTCAACGGAGTTCTTACTCACGATGGCATCCAGATGACGATTCATGACCTTCTCTTCAGTTATCATGTGAGAACACTGTGCCCGCTTTCCTCCGAGAATGAAGTACTCAAGGACAACGGGGGTCTCCCGGGATCGAACTACTCAACGACTAAGTGGCTCAATGTCTGGCCTGCCACCGACGTATGGGATCCTTCAATACCAGTGGGGCCGGATATTGCACTCACGTTCGCCCTTCACTTCTCTCAACACGGCCTCTACTTGGACTTCATAAGGGTCACGCTGAGTAGCGTTGTACCTGTCCCTAGACACATATGGGAGGGAACGGGCAAAGTCTGTCTACAGGCTGTTGACGGTGTCTGCAACAACTGGCGGCAGAACATCCACTCCGACTTCGGCTATGCCTATGACATGATAACAAAGAACGGGGTACCGGACTCGAATCCGAGCCATTTCGACTATTTCACGGCGGAGAACTGGTCTCCCGCCGTCGATGAGGTCGTTGGGGTCGGACCATTCGCTGTCAGCAACTGGACTGTCGGCACGTCTGTGGAAATGAACAGATTCGAGGACTACGGAGCCGATGCGCTTGACTGTGTGAAGGTAGGAACCCCTCCGGTCTGCCAGGGGGAGTTCTTCGCATACATGCACAAACCCTACATCGATGGAATGGAGTTCCTGCCGTACAGCTCCGAACCAGATGCCGTATCTGCCCTCCATGCCGGTGACATAGACATAATCTCTTGGCCCCTTCCCCGCTCCTATGCTGATGGCCTGCTCTCTGATTCGAACATCAGCATATCGACTATCTTGGATAACAGATTCTACTACCTCGGCTACAACATGAGGTCTTCCCCGCTCGGCTATCCAGGCAACGATCCGTCACAGGGTGACGACGGCTACTATTTGAGAAAGGCCATTTCTCATCTTATAGACAAGCAGGCGATTGTGACGAACCTGCTCCAAGGGTATGGCATGACCGCTACTCAACCGATCTTCCCTCAATGGGAGCGATGGCTCAATGCCTCAGTCACGACCTACGAGCACAACCTCACAATCGCTCAGCAGGTCCTGGATGACTACTATACCGTTGGGGGACTCGGTCTCGGGTACAATGCAAGCGGTTTTCGCAATCTTCCCATAATCGGTGACAGAGCCATCGAGATAATCTGCCCCGAGGTCAGCTACGACCCTGTTCGTGCAGGCGCATGCGACATGATAGCGGAGAACGTGACGGCTGTCAATCTGAACGCAACTGCGAACCATCTTGATATGGCAGTCCTCTTCGATCGTATTAACAATCTGAACATGGAGATGTGGGTTCTGGGTTGGATCATAGGTTCGGGGCCTCCTCTCTACTACGGTGCGTTCTTCCATTCCTCCAATGCGACTGGCGGACAGAACTACAACGGGTTCAACAACGCGACGTTCGACGTATTGATCGACAACGTGACCGCCGAGTATGACACATACAGACAGGAGGACGGAATCAAGCAGTGCAGCGGGTTACTCGCAGACGCTCTTCCTTACGACACACTTTATTTCGTGCATTATCTGGAGGCCTATAGGGAGGACAGGTTCATCAACTGGACCATCGGAGTTGAGGATTCGATCTTTGTCGGCTCATTCTGGTCGTGGATCGGAATACACCCGCCGACTTCCATCTCCGTCGAGATTGCTTTCCTTGACGGGAACGTCGTGAATGAAAACGAGACACTCCTCTTTGAGGTTCTTGTCACTGATGGAATCGGAAATCCAGTCGACAATGCGGCAGTCACGATATCATGCAGTCCTGCGGGTCCCACCATTGTTCCAGACTCCGGATTGACGGTTGGTGGGTCACTGGGACCAGTCATGTTTGCTGCTCCAGAGATTGTCGATTCGAATAGGTACTTCGCTGTAACTGCGAATGCAAGCAAGTGGGGATTCACTGGGAATGACACGGAATTGGTCACAGTGGTCAACAGCCACCCTCCGACACTGACAGGCGCGCGCCTGTCGGGGACGGGGTATGAGAATGTGACCATCGAATGGGCGCTGTCGGAGGACGACGGGCAAGGAGACCTCAGCGTTACCGGCTACGAGATACTAACTGGCTCTGCCTACGACCCCGATGGAATGGGGTACTTCCTTCTCGGTTCCGTAGCAAACGGGACTGCTCAATACGAGCACATAGGAGCTGGTGATGGTGACCCAAACAGGTACTTCTACCTGGTCTGCGCGATGGATTCGGGCGATAACTCATCTTGTTCGAACGAACAGGCAGCAAAATTCAATCGCCCGCTCACGAAGGGTCCCAATCTCGTGTCTGTCCCGCTCATTCAAATCAACGAGGCCATAGAACCGGTCCTTCAGACAGTCGGATATGACAAAGCCTGGTATTACGACTCCTCCTCTCGGGAGTGGAAATGGTACATGAAATCCAAGGGATACAGGAAAGGAATGTGGAATGCGAATCACACCATGGGCTTGTGGGTGAATGTGACGAGCAACTGCAACCTCACCGTGGCGGGAATCGTTCCCGCTCAGACGACGATACATCTCCATGCCGGATGGAACCTCGTATCATTTCCCTCCTTCAACTCCTCCTACACCGTTTCAGACCTTAAGGCGGAGATCGGAGCCACAAGGGTGGAGGGGTATGATCTTGCCCCGCCGAACTTCCTGAGAGTGCTCGGGAACGCGGAAGTGCTTCAGGCGGGAGAGGCGTATTGGGTGAAGGTAGAAGCAGACACTGTCTGGACGGTGGAAGTGTCGTAG